In Salvelinus alpinus chromosome 19, SLU_Salpinus.1, whole genome shotgun sequence, the genomic stretch gctggaggatgttgcaggcagcagaacgttctccacggcgtctccagactctgtcacgtctgtcacatgtgcgtgtgaacctgctttcatctgtgaagagcaccgggcgccagtggcgaatttgccaatcttggtgttctctggcaaatgccaaacgtcctgcacggtgttgggctgtaagcacaacccccacctgtggacgtcgggccctcataccaccctcatggagtctgtttctgaccgtttgagcagacatgcacatttgtggcctgctggaggtcattttgcagggctctggcagtgctcctctttgcacaaaggcggaggtagcggtcctgctgctgggttgttgccctcctacggcctcctccacgtctcctgatgtactggcctgtctcctggtagcgcctccatgctctggactctacgctgacagacacagcaaaccttcttgccacagctcgcattgatgtgccatcctggatgagctgcactacctgagccacttgtgtaggttgtagactccgtctcatgctaccactagagtgaaagcaccgccagcattcaaaagtgaccaaaacatcagccaggaagcataggaactgagaagtggtctgtggtcaccacctgcagaaccactcctttattgggggtgtcttgctaattgcctataatttccacctgttgtctattccatttgcacaacagcatgtgaaatttattgtcaatcagtgttgcttcctaagtggacagtttgatttcacagaagtgtgattgacttggagttacattgtgttgtttaagtgttccctttatttttttgagcagtgtgtgtatatatatatatatatatcagtatCATTTGGTCAGTATAAATGCCATTTGGACATGGATCACTGACTTTTGGGTTCAGAAGCCACCTTCCTATGATCATATATGGACATAAAATCCTGATTTGGTATTTTCAATACTTATGTATGGCATTTGGCCATGGTTCACTGACTTGACTTCCTATGGTcatatattgcaaatggacaaaacataggCCTTGTGGATAAAGAAGACATAGGTATGTTCATATGGTTGTTATATATGTATTATTGACAAATCAAAACCATTTCTAAAAAAGGGTCCAGAACGCACTTTTTTAGAAGGAGTTGTGTTTTTGaagaaaaaataaacattttcaaaATTTGACCCTTGGAGCTTGACTTTATGTCCGTTTGCAATATGAACATTTACAGTGGAGCGTGCTCGCCATCTTTGGGATTTTTACTGTATGACATTAGGCATATGCCAGTTGCCATAAGCTTAGAATGAACTGCCGTCCATTTGAGTGGTATTTGCGATCGTGTGTATGTTTCGCCCAATGGCAATATGTTGCCATTAATTTTTGTCCATTTCATGGGGGTCTTCCCTTACCATGGGACACCTCTCTGAAATGCCATGTTACATGCTTAAATCCTCGCCCGAACGGCACTATTTCGATATTGAGATGAAGTGGATGTTCCTGGCATTTGGATGCTCCTCTCGTATGCTCCTCAGTACTGGGTCAAGGTGAGCCCATGTGTCTGTGGTGTCGTGTTGAAGACAGGCTGACAGTGACGCAAATGACTCCACCCTGCCCCCACCGATATAACTCCAGTATGGAGGGTTACCTGCTGGTTGCCACCTCaaatttgttttctttatttccctggtgtatttaCAAGTGTAGTTCTGACTAGTCTGTGAACCACTACATCATTCTGGGTCAGGGTCTCAATCTCCTCAGTCTTTCAAACTGGTGCTTGATGTTATAAATGTGTCTGGAGAAGTTTGAGAGGTGGTCCTGTGTGAGGTCCACCAGCTTTCCAATGGAGGTATGCCTCTTCTCAAGAAACCCATTCCTCACTTCCTTCTCTTCAGTGGGCCCATCTTTGCATTTCTTTGTTATTGGTACAGATTTAGTGACCCACTCCTCCCATACGATGATGTTTGCTTTCGTTGAAGGATCCAGTGCTGTGTAAAATCTTATGCTTGCAATTGCTGCATGTCCTGTACATGCAGGACATGTCATCGTCACTACACACAATGGCCTGTATAGTGTCCCTTGCGGTCATAGAAACATCATCCCCAAGCTGGTGCAGCTTCTTTATCTTCAAGCCAAAGTTTTCATGCGTTTTGCAAGCACATGTTTCTCTGTCTGATTCTTTGCTGGCCAATCCAAAATGGCTTAAGTTTAAAGAATTGAGCCTTAGATTCTCAGACAAATCTTTTATGAAAATGTGCCATAGTGTGCATTTTTTTAAGGCTCTCTTACGGAATATCTGGCCCTTTTTCTGAATTTCTCCTGTTTTCCCATTTATTACAGTGGAGACTTCATCTTGATGAAGGAAGCGGCTAAGAAGTGTGCGCATTAGTTTTCACTTGATGTTATTGGGTAATGTTCTCTGACCTCTTTGTAGTTTTCTTCTGGACCTCTCTGCCTTCTATGTTGACTATTACCTGCTTCCTCTTGGTCATCTCAAGTCTTTTCTTTAGGTTGACCTTCTCTTTGGTCCTCTCCAGAAGTAGCGCAACTTTGACCTCAATTTTGATAGTGTTTTCTTTCTTCTGTTCCTCTTTTTGGGTGATTCCTTTGGGGTAGATGTCTTCATTGGTCCTGGTGTCTGTAGATATGTTCATTCTTTTAGGAGTTGAGTTGATGGCAGGGGCATTTACCTGCTGAGGTGAGAATGGCTGTTCTCTTGGAGGCTGTGTCTTCTAGAAGATTTTGAATGACTTAATTTTGCTTCTTGAACGTGTTGAAGTGTATAATCTTGCTCGCTTGATGGTGTTATGTCCAATACAGCTATTAGCGATTTCTTTTTTCTGTAATATCTTTTGAGTTCCCCTGCCACTTTTCTTCTTTATGTTGCTTCTTTGTCAGATCTTTTTTTATTGATTTGACAATTTTGCTTTCGTTTTTGAAATCTGGAAATGGAAAGGAAGCATGACATGAAATGAGCATGTCTGAAAGCATAGGGAAAATCTTACTGTTATGGACACATCATCCTATAGTAAAGACTGAATGGCTTACAGACTGGAATCCTATAGTACAAACTAGATGGCTTACTGATTGTGTGTGATGGACGTGTGAGCTCGCATATGTAGACTTCCTAACACTGTAGGGTATTGACTTCCTATAGACACTGTATGAGGGTGTAGGCTTCCTAtagattatacagttgaagtcagaagtttacatacaccttagccaaatacatttaaacaaagtTTTTCACAATAACTGACattttaatccgagtaaaaattccctgtcttagatcagttaggatcaccacttttttaaagaatgtgaaatgttagaataatagtagagaattatttatttcagcatttatcacattccctgtgggtcagaagtttacatacactcaattagtatttggtagcattgcctttaaattgtttaacttaggtcaaatgtttcgggtagccttccacaagcttcccacaataagttgggtgaattttggcccattcctcctgacagagctggtgtaactgagtcaggtttgtaggcctccttgctcagacACGCTCAgacaagccattttgccacaactttggaagtccgcttggggtcattgtccatttggacgaCCCATTTGCCAtcaatctttaacttcctgactgatgtcttgatgttgcttcaatatatccacataatttcccctcatgatgtcatctattttgtgaagtgcaccggtccctcctgcagcaaagcacccccacaacatgatgctgccacccccatgcttcactgttgggatagtgttcttcggcttgcaagcctccccctttttcctcaaaacataatgatggtcattatggccaaacagttctatttttgtttcatcagaccagaggacatttctccaaaaagtacgatctttgtccccatgtgcagttgcaaaccgtagtctgactttttttatgctgattttggagcagtggcttcttccttgctgagcggcctttcaggttatgtcgatataggactcgttttactgtggatgtagatacttttgtacctgtttcctccagcatcttcacaaggtcctttgctgtttttctgggattgatttgcgcttttcgcaacaaagtacgttaatctctaggagacagaacgtgtctccttcctgagtggtataacGGCTTGGCtgatttgattttcccatgatgtcaaggaaagaggcactgagtttgaaggtaggccttgaaatacatccacaggtacacctccaattgactcaattatgtcaattagcctatcagaagcttctaaagccatgatgacattttctggaattttccaagctgttcaaaggcatagtcaacttagtgtatataaacttctgacccactggaattgtgatgcagtgcctgCTGTGTCCACTCCACTGTCATAACtctgctgttctgttgaaaaGATGGCGTACCCCAGAACCCACAACCCATTTgcagatgatgaggaggaggagcagtGCCGGTCAAGTGGGGGATTTGATGACCCCCAAGAGAGGGGAATGAGTGAGGCAGAGAGCAAGCAGAGATGCCTCCAACAGGAAGTGATGCGTACGGCCAAGTCGGCGGTGGACAGCAGCCACCGCTCCCTGGGGCTCATCTATGAGTCGGAGAAGATCGGCGCTGAGACTGCAGAGGTAAGCctatgcattcagaaagtattcagatcccctgactttttccacattttgttacgttacagccttattctatttcaagctacacacaataccccccttttaattaaaaaaacatgtttttaaaaatgtttgcaaaatgtttttataactgaaatatcacatttacctaagtattcagaccctttactcagtactttgctgctggaaaaacatcccaacatcgtgatgctgcaaccaccatgcttccccgtagggatggtgccaggtttcctccagacgtgacactcgGCTGCAGGCCAAATAgttatcttggtttcatcagaccagaaaatcttgtttctcatggtcagactCCTTTAGGTGCtctttggaaaactccaagtgggctatcgtgtgccttttactgaggaatggcttccatctggccatctGGCCACCatctgcggagatggttgtccttctggaaggtcctcacacctccacagaggaactctggagctctgtcagagtgaccattaggtTCTTGGTCATGTCCCTGaccaggcccttctccccctattgctcagtttggccgggtggccagctctaggacgcTGATCTGTAACTTGGGGAAAGTTCACCCTGGAGCATCTGTATTATCAAAGTCCAGCATTGTTAGATGTATTTCTCCATGTTTTTGGCCAACTGTAAAGAGTGATACAGCCGAGTGCATTTGATAACATTGATTTCCTCTCTGTGTCCATCCGTAGGAGCTGATGCGTCAGGGGGAGGCTCTGAAGAGGTCCGAGAGGATGGTGGACAACATGGGCCAAGACCTGAAAACCAGCCAGAAACACATCAACAGCATTAAGAGTGTGTGGGGAGGCCTTGTCACTTACTTTACGGCCAAGCCTGAGACCACCAAGCCCCTGCCAGAAGAGCCTGTTGCCTACCAAGCCAGCAGCAAGTAATGCCCAGTCCCTCCCTGCTTATTCCTGTACCTCTATCTCTTTACTCTGGCATGTGCTGTTGCTATATACATTGCTAGTGAAAAACTTTTCATGGGGTATCCCAAACATTCCACCATCAGTAGCCCTGCCATGTTGCCCATACAGGTTCTGTGTGAAGAATGAAGAGGTGTAAGATGGCAGTAGAGGGCTCACTTACACTGCCGGTCTTTACTTTTTCTGTGTTCAAGTCTCTGATTAAACTGTGAAGTGTGTAATGTCTTTAGTATTTGGTCAAAGATCATCCTGACTTGAgtctctgactgtgtgtgtgtgtgtgttagattgcAGAATGCCATGTCTCACAGTCAGGAGCATGAAGGCAAGTACCAGGCCAGTCACCCCAACCTGAGGAAGTTGGACATTGGAGGTAAGGCCACAAACCTCAGCCACAGAATAATATCTCCTTTGTCATCCCTTGTTCCCTTTCAGTTGGTCAACTTGGTACAACACAGCTATGAGGAGTTTGTGTGCTAGAGTCCTCTACTGAAGAATATTATAATTACGTTTGACAAGGCCAGTGAACACCATGCCTCACTGGGAGCTCtgccttccacaggtgataaaCCCGAGGCATGGATTAATTCCTTCAATTCTTCCGCTCTTCACCTTGAGCTGAGCAGAACAATTTACGAATTTTAAGGATCATTTTCCGTTCCAATGTTATTTATCAGGCTTTACGCCAACTTAACTGTCTTATGTAAGGAGGGCGTGCTCATCCTTCTGGACATTGTGTTAAAGTTTGGTAACT encodes the following:
- the snap29 gene encoding synaptosomal-associated protein 29 yields the protein MAYPRTHNPFADDEEEEQCRSSGGFDDPQERGMSEAESKQRCLQQEVMRTAKSAVDSSHRSLGLIYESEKIGAETAEELMRQGEALKRSERMVDNMGQDLKTSQKHINSIKSVWGGLVTYFTAKPETTKPLPEEPVAYQASSKLQNAMSHSQEHEGKYQASHPNLRKLDIGGFGAFASDDSSSSQNGYPANRQLRAAHQTLDNNLDEMSLGLGRLKNLGLGLQSEIENQDTSLDNLLGKVDKLDLKINNTNHQIKNLK